The Hevea brasiliensis isolate MT/VB/25A 57/8 chromosome 9, ASM3005281v1, whole genome shotgun sequence nucleotide sequence TTTAAACACTAGTATAAAATACTATATCAACAAACAGTATAGACAAAAGGGGTAAGTGTTTTGACTAAACACTAAAATGCCACCTTAAAAACTATTGCTGAACAAGGTCAAAATCTACTTTTGAGTCATCTGGCAGGCAGAATTGTCCTAATGCAAAACGAATTGtatgtcaaacatcttttcattaAACAAAGCTGACACATAATATTACCTTACTGCAAAGAATTATTTCTGAAGAGTGAAGAGCACTGCAACATTAAAGAGAAACTATTTCTGAAAAGCGCAATTGCAAGGACCAATCACGCTAAACCAATGCCCCACCATAACAAATCATTTAGTAGTTCTCATGCCCAAATCCAAACAATGAGAACCCCATTGGCAGTTGGTGCCATGAACCCTGTTACCAGGAAAGGCTCATGGTTAATATTGGGCATATGAGTAATAAGACAAGAAGCCACCTACCAATTACGTTGAATGTGCCATATAATTCTGCATATTCCAGACTTGCCCTTCAGAAAATTGTACGAGTATGAAGTCCCACAATCTGGAGAGGGTATAAAGAAAGTAAAATCAAATGCCTTTGCAAGGAAGCTTCATAGAAATATAAAAAACAGAATTAGAGGTGCTTAGAGAAAAACTGGTCACGTATCTTTACAACCACACCCCCCCTCCccccacccaaaaaaaaaaagagcgaTCATTTTCTCTAGATATTTTGTTTGGAAAATATACTCATCAATCATGAGAGATGGCTTGAGTACTCAATATCAACTGTTGTGGAAATGCTCACATCCTTACTGGTTCAAGAAGCAGGTTACCAAGAAGGGGTGAGCAAGAAGTTTTGGCTACTGAGCAATGAATTGAAATTGATGCAATGCTTCTTGAAGGATGCAGAAGCAAAGCAAGGAGGAAGTGAAATGACGCGCATCTGGGTATCTGAAATTAGAGACGTAACCAGTGATGCAAAGGAAGGGATAGAAACTGCATTTCCAAGCGGCAAAGTTGGAAGTTAACTGGTGCTCACCACCTGAAATAAGAAGGTTGCTTTGCATGCAGGAGCAGGAAGCATCCCCCATGAACCACAGATTTTAACAGAAGAAAAAAGTTTAGTGTTGCTCCAAAAGAAAGCATTCCCTGGAAACAACAGTGTGCCCCCAGAGTTGGAGAAGGTTGAAAGAGACATGGTGGTCAAATGTGCCTCTCTGGCAGTGACAGTTTTGGGAGGTTTATCCAGAAAAAGCACTAGAGGAAAAGTGAATTCAGTAATTTCAATCATAGGAAAGATGCACAAGCTTTACTCATTGTCTCTAGACTCTCTACTGCTTAAATCTGAGGAAGAAGCTTTCCCAACCCAAATGCAATTTCCTCACTGTGACCATCTCATGAAGTTTTGTTTGCAAGGGAAGATGAAGAAGCTGCCTCACCCATATGAATTCCCACCTAACCTCATTAAGCTAACCCTGTACAACTCCCACCTTCAGAAAGATTCAGTTAGTAAGCTGGAAACACTGCCAAACCTAAAATGCTTGTTTTAGGTGATGGATCCTACAACTGGAAGGAAATGGCACTTTCCTTTAAAGGTTGCCTTCAATTGCAAATTCTGCAGTTTCaccttttggaaaaaaaaaaaaaaaaaaagagaactaGTTAGTGAAGAAAGGCCAATACCAAAGCACAAGCATTTAGGATAAATCACTAAGAAATTACAAAGCATCCTAGAAGGATTAAAGCGTGTGACAACTTTAAAAGAACTAGATATTGTTGGAATGCCAGTTGATTTTGAATACAGGCTTCGAACTAAGGATTTTCCTGAATTCAGACAAGCACCTTTAATCAAATCCACCAACAGATATTTTAGCAATTGGCAAGTATACTGTTCTGTCTTTTCATTGAAGTTTTCTCGATAAATTTTTTAAGAATATCCACAAATACATGTGAGCACACCATTCTAAATACATACACACAGTATGCACAAGTGTCTATACTGTATACACAAATATGCATGCATGCACACAGATGTGCCTTTATGCATGCAAATGTGCAGGCCTACACAAAACacatgtatttttattttttcaaggggTCAAAAAAAAACTATGACTAAATGTACATATATTAGAAGTTAAAAGAATCTCACTTTCTACATTTGGTATGGATTTTAGAGGTCTTGATAGCCATTACAATGTTGGTCATGAAGGACACTTCATATCAATGAAGATTCTGTAGATGCTGAAAGAAACAGATTGTGTTTCAAAGTTGTCCCTTACGTTATTTTTCTTCCTCCCACTGCACAGATAGTCTGAAGATTTGTGCTCAACCTAAAGTACAAAGTAAAAAGTATCAGATATTTATAAGATTGAGTAAACAAGTCTGTGTTACATCGATCACATTCTCAAAAAGATGTAAAACAAAAGTATGATGTGTTCTtcatttgtgtgtgtgtgtgtgagagagagagagaaagagagagagagagaaacaaaGAGATTATTATAAGCTTATAAGCATTCAGCCATTTCTATGTCTTGCATCAATAATGCAATACCTGACATGATGTAAGGACTTATGAATTCACTATTATTGAGCTTCCTTGAAAATCTATCCTTGCAGTGAGTGAGGCCCTTGGAATTTAGGTGTTACATGACACAAGTCAGACTCTGTGTCTCGCATCAATTGAACAAACAAATAATAAAGCAATACCTGGCATGATGTAAGGACGATGTCACCATTACTGAGCTTCCTGGAAGATCTATTCTCTTTGTGATGACTTAGGCCTCTTGGAAGTTAAGTGGTGTATGACAAAAGTCAGACTAATTGTAATGCACTGTTTACTACTTATCTATTTTCCAGTTTCTTTCTCACATCAATAACGTCTTTCTCAATGGCAAAGTGATATCAAGAAAGATACAGTTTATGAAACCTCCATTATTCCCAAAAAAGAATGATTATATCATTTTTCCTCTATTTCCACTGAAGAACCCACAAGCAATCCACTGTTTAATGTCAAAAACAAAATGAAGGTAAGCATATGTGGATAATTGTTACATAATTCTGTGAGACTCATATGCACTGTAATCCTTGTctttttcaaccacaatttactTGTGATTGACTCTAGCTACAAAAAGAATGTGAACAAAATTGAGAATCAGACAAAGCTAGTCATTCCTTCTTGTCAATTTCAGCAATTTCAGGACATTCTCATACACAATAAATGTTATTGAAGCTGCAGGAACATTTTTCAGAAGGTTTGGTGTGATGCCCTTGTAAAAACCTCGAAAACCCTCAAACCTGAAAGCCCCAACAGAAAACAATATAAACATGAGAGTAGATAAAATTAAAATAGACATTTATGATCAAAGTAACATCAGAATCTTCATAAAAGCAAGTCCATCATTTAACAACATAGGCACAAGAGAGTGATAGCATTTTCACATATTCTAGCGTTCATAAGAAAATTAATCCAACTTCAATAGTCTGGATTGGAGTGGTCCTTGGTGCTTGAGTACTTAGTGAGGCCAACTTCAATAGTTTGGATTGGAATGATCCTATTCCTAAGTGCTTCAGTACTTAAGCCATTTTATAGTTTGACTAAATCCAACTTATCATGATTTCTCTTTTTtcatttatgaaaaataattactTTGTTATTCATCAACAGAGACCATATGGCATCATGCACGAAAGCACTTAAGAACGAGCCACAATAACTTCTCTTCGTTCCTAACAAATGCAGACCATATTTAGAGCTGAATTTATTCCAACTGAGCACCAAGGACCTTTTGCCTCAATGGCAACACTTCCAGAGCATCAAGGGGAGGTCACAAGTTGAAACCCACAATAGGTGAATGGAATTAAGCATCTGTCTGTCAATGGCCAAAAATGGGTTATGCTCACCGTGCAGTTTCCTTCATAACATGCCAGCTATCCGTATACTTCGGAAATCCATCTGTACCAGGTCGTTGCTGCAGAAGCGGAAATATATATATGAACAATAATATTAGTCCTCCAAAAACAAAAAGGGTCCATCAATATTAAGGGAATATAGTTAGTCTCCCTTGCCTGTAAACTTTGTTAATAGCTTGTTCTGCCATTTTGAAAAAGTgaaatattttgaaatgaatgaCATATAGAAAGAgaataggatttctctcaaatggACAGCCCGATGGTAAAGGCTTGGGGCCTCCATCAAAAGGTGTCAGGTTCTAATCCCACATAGTAGGGTGGGAAAGGTTACTAGAAGATGAGAGCTACCCCCTCTCGTGTAGCTTATTTAATATTTTGGTATTAcccaagaaagagagagagagagagagagagagagagagagagagagagagagagagagtagcaTTTAACAGAAGTTTTACCTGCAACCGAGCTCGAATAACCTGAAAGAGAGTAGATGAATCATCCAAATTCATTAGAATTTGTACTAAACTAAAAGGTTAACAACTAATGTGTGCCTTACATTACACCACAATTAAGAATGCCTACCTGAAATGGGTATGTCAAAATAATGGCAGCAACTTTAGAAGACCCCCCAAGCATGGCATAATCGACTGAATTCTGTGCACAAAATATTAGTTAATTCCAGAAGTTACATGCAGCAAATAAACAAGAAGAATTTGTTACTTTCATGAAAGAATCAGAGTTGAAGTCCAATGCCTGTGTTGAAAAGCGTTATTAAATGAATACAAAATAAAAAAGGGAAAGCAATCATTAAAAGCTACCCCATCATAATTGACAATTTCAGTCACAAGGTTCTGTCTGCCTTTGTTTAACTCACTGTACCCATATAGACAATGCCAACAGAGCTTTCATATCATAGAttgcttcaaaaaaaaaaaaaaaaaaaattaagcttCACTCATTACTTGCAATAATTGCTATTTGCCTTTTTGCTATTGCACTTTATAATAAAAAGGAGGGAAAggagaagaataaaaaaaaagtaacttTTGCCAGTTAACCAAAAGAAGCCTTGTAGTAAATATCAAGATATATAATTTGTAACATGGAGCGACAAACAATTAAGACTCTTTTCTTGTTCTCTTATTTGCGTGCTGGAACATCAAGATATGAACACCACTTGTGCCAATTAGTATCACACTAATGTGAAGATCTCAATAAATAAATGTCCCATTCATGTATTGTCCATTCTATGAATTTTTCCACATATCACGTATGGCAACCaaagatattaaatatttaaccTTATCCCAAATCCCATCTCCTCCAGTATTTCTACTCTCAAGCATGACAAGAATGTCTCGAACAGATTCAAGTTCTTACCAAAATGTTTACACATTTGCACCCTTGGATGCCCAAAACACTCATACACACACAAAAACACATGCTAACACCAACATCATGTCATTGCATAATTTTCTCTTCATCAACTGGTGAAAAAATTTCCTCGGACGCAGTAGGAATATGTAGGCTTTGATTAGAAATAATTCCCCAGACAGCCAAAAAGCACCCTTTGGAAAAACTATTTGGTGACTATACAGCATTTTGATATCAACTATGGAGAACTCCCAAAATTCAAATGAATATCAGTTGTAATACGTACCAACAGATCAGCATCTGTAGTTTTATGATTCCTTTTGCTTTCTTTAGACTTATAATCAACAATAACTTTTCGAAGTTCCTCATATGCTGTGAACTGAATAGCCCCATGAGAAACCTGCTGAAGCAGCATAAACAACAACTCATGAAAATGAACATATAAAACATGGCTGATACAGATCATCTGAACATTCATGCATATCCTTGTATGTCTAGGTACTCTGAAACACTTCTGCACACTGCCCCTCAGTTTCCTCCCATGTGTGTGTTTGTGTGTTTCAGCAAGTTGTCTTAACATGCTAGATCAATAAAAATTCCCTAAAAAGTTTCTCTTCTTTTGGGCGAATAGCTAcaagtcatttttttttttacagcatGAAAGATGGATGACAGACTGTTCCATGTTCTGCAGCAAGTCATTGGAATAATAAGCCATAGCTGGATTCCAACAATAAGGATAATTATGACTGACAAGTGTCAGGAAGATTTCAACTTATAAAGCAATATAACAGAGAAGCATCCGTTCTAATCACCATAAATGAAAGAAAATCACCAATTCATATAAGCAAACACATCAAGCTGTATCTATTAAagtacaaaataattatttttaaaggcAAGGAGTAATAAGAAGAAAAAGTAGATAAAAATCAATAACTAACCAGGAAAAGAGCAGGAACAATTCCTTTATAAAGTGCACTCCATCCTTCCTCTCTCATTATGGTTTTCAAGGCATCTGAAATTTGATTAGACAAAACAAAATTGCTTGGATTATAAGCAACAATTGAGAAGCATATATATAAGTACCAGTAAAAAAAAGTTCGTCTTAAAAGAAAAGGTCAATGATGTCTAATTAACATGTCTAATTGaagtttatattaataaaatatgcttCCAATCTCAATTGATAAGCCCAACAAGTACACAAAAGTATAGGTCTGAAAAGAGAAATCTTCATCTAAAACAACGTGAAATTACTCATAGTTTTTGTAGTCAATTATGTCAAAGGGGCAAAATATCATCTAAATGGCTGACAAGCAGTTCTAAGGAAAAAAAGAAGTGTAGGATCACTCATGTAATATAGGAACCAAGTACACCACCCAAAATCAATCTTAGGAAAGGGGCTACTTTTTAAGATCAAAGAATCAACATGATGATTGAAGTTTGGGGCATgatataaataaagaaatttaataaactaCAAATATTTGGAGTCAAAGTTCATACGACTCACTAGGAAAAGGATATCTCAGAAAGCATATTAATAGCAAGTTAATGTAAGATGCAGAGCAGACCGTAAAGCCCAGAATAACGTTGAGTTTGATGCAGGGGAGTCTGAAGCTGCAACCTTGTCTTTACAAGCCAAATGGGATTCGTACACAAGCAAACCTGAAAAAAAAGGTAGCAAATATTAATAGGTTAACCCTTTTTGTttgatgaagaaatgaaaatagacTGTCTATCTTCTACAAGCAGGAATTGAAAACAAGCAGAGCCGTTCCAGGAAGGAGAATATCTTGACAAATCAActcttaaatgaaaaaaaaaaaaaaaaaaaagatcgaaGAGTCGAATACCATTTAACACTAATCTTCTGTTTTTCCCCTTTCCTTTTTGGTACACTTTAGACATTAATAGATGCATATCTGTATTTCATATTAACTCTATGTCAATCCTAAAGGGTTCCTCTTGCTCTTCTCTTATCCCCCAAATATCACCAAACCCAATTTTTTAGCACATTTGGTTATATATTTTGATGTAGATATGGAGCATAAATTCCCTGTATTTCTCCTAAATCATATCATTGAAGATTCATGTACTCACTAAAGCTCCAGCTTCTGCAGCAGATGCAAGATGAAGACCAGGGCTCAACTTCTCATCCCTGTTCTTAGAATACCTTTGTTTGGCTCTGCCATaactaaaatagaaaaataaaacaaacacctgtaagttaaaaaattaatatgGCAAATATAATCCTTCCATGTAGAAAGATGTGACTGGACCTGACTCTATTGCTACAGTTGAGCCACTAAACCATCTATACTTCTGTGTGAGGTTTAAACGATCACagaattaggaattttaaattattaattgatGAACGGTGAGGAGCAATGAGCACGTTGGTCATCAATTTAAAGAGTGTTGTCCTTCATGGAAAGGGAAAAGAGATACAATCCCTGTGCAATTCTTCAGCAACAGAATGGAAGTCCTAACATGCTGTTCCAAATATAAGCAACAGAACCGGAAGGCAGCTGGAAAAAAGGCCTTCTGATGGAAGATTTACCAATGATGTCTTGTAAGTTGTAAAGAAGATAAGAAAAATAACACATCATTAACAAGCACTCAATCTATGTaatatttgtaaaattttaatatttcaaaaAGAAGAAGACAGTAACTCTGGTAGAAAAGAATATGCATCAGGTAagcataatatataaataatccccatacacacacacacacacacacattgtTTCAATCTCAGAATGCATTCTAAACCAGATAAGACATATGGTCTAAGTAAAACTGAGGACCAAACATTAAAAATGCTATGCCCAATCACACAATCATCAAAATTGACACTTACAAGAAAAAATATAAACCCCATGAAACTGTTGAACCAAGAACTGAAGGAAAGAAGCCTGCATAAAGCCCTTTCAAACCCTGCAACAAAAGACAAGATGGTTGTTTTACAAAATTTGTTCACACAAGAAGTACGATAAGAATAAGTTTTCCATGCCAAAGAAAATCTTTGCTTTTACATCAGTAGCAGGGATAGGATAGCGTGGCAGTTCCATCCAGTGTAAAACACCAAACATCCCCATCAAATGAGTCAACCTATATGCCAACCCTAGAAGCTTCACTGCAAAAGGCTATTTTCTTGAACAATTCTCTACCTTCTTTTACTAAACATTGAAAATGTCCCGGGTCTGAATGTGTACAAACCTCAAGCAAGTAACCTAGAGTACTAGCAAGCCAAAAGTGAATGACGATCCATATAATTCTATTTCTGACAGAAACTTGCTATCATGATATCAATGATCGACAAAAAGAAATAGTGTAACAATGCAATCTTAATCTGATATAAAGATTTCTTGAATTGCTAAGATGAATTCAATACTCAATTATTAAATAATGATAGTTGATTTGCTCAGGACCTTAGCCCACATTTCACTTGTAGAAAGAATGAGAATAAAATATATAAGTTTACAGTTTCATTGCAGACCCCGCATTGTTTTCTAATAACCAAAAAGCCTAGAACCAGAAGCAAACATGATGATGATGACAGTTCAAGAAAAACTCATTGCCCAATTTTCACATATCTTTTTAAGTCTGTCATCCCAATTCCTAGTATTTAGTAGTTTCATAAAAGGTTTTGGATAGATGCAATATGGAAAattataaaacaataaaaaaaaagaaaaaaaaaatcttctttaCCTCTATTCTTTGGAAACATGATACCCTCAAAATAATCAAAGTCTATATATGCCTAAATAATTTTCTGCATCTCATTCATCTGAGGCATATGCTGTCAGATGATATGCGGTTGAAGTGTGGTcagtttcaatttttttttttttatgtgtagaGAAAATGAACTTGGCATAATTCCACCTAAAAACTAGGTCGGTGGTTTGCCTAAATCTTATGTTTAGCTTAAATACCTTATCCCAAACTAATCCTGGGATAACACAACCCCAGGCATAAATATCCAGGCTCTAATAATGTAAAGAAAATGGACTGGCCTAACTCCATCCCAAAAAAGCTAGCTAAAGGGAGGTTTGTCCAAATCTTATatttagatcaaataacttgttCCAAATGAGACAACATTATGTGCACAGAGAACATAATCAGTCGCTCATCATTCAGTACATCAAGCATTTCCCTTTTCTATTCAGCAGCTTGTACAGTGTGATTTTGTTTCTCATGCAGTTGAACTTGCGCAGAAAATTAACTCAATAAAAGGCCATAtataaatgaaatttggaatggaaagcaaaaaaaaaaaagaaaatcataaaTTTCAGAAGCGGAAGCAAGGGGTACCTCTAAGCGAGCAATGGCAAAAATAGCATGGGCAGTATTCTTGTAGATTGGAAGATTGGAGACTCGGCCATCGTTAACTATTCAATCATTTACTCAAAGTTCAAAACAAGCAAGGACAACTCAACATTgaacataatattaaaaaaaaaaaaaaaaccttgaaaCCTAGTTCGGACGACATCCAAAGGATGCGTAGCAGCGACGGTGGCGAAGCCAGCTACGGCGCCTGCGATGGCGTTCTCCCATTGCCACTTTGACTGTGACTGAGACTGAGACGCTGACATTCCCTTGTCCGGCGAGGCAGCGATTTCTTCTGCGCAGCCTTTCTCGCGGCCTTCAGAATGACGGAACATTAATAGCAAGCCCAAAACGTTGTCGTTGACCAAGTGTCCTTCACATATTTTACGTGATTCACTGTAACCAGAGTTAAGTAAGATAATCCCAGAATCTCTAtggtttatttgtttatttttttaactGTAACAGAATCtggattaattatttaaataatgtaattttaaaaattatttactattataatataaaatttaaactatttactaaaataatatagtataataaaattataattaaaataataattttatgacCATTTTATCACATCaattgatcaattaaatttatgtacatttaacctctttgcattttatttccttaatttctttttaattttttttagtcattatttaggttatttatgatttctcactctagtttaaatataatttcagatattttaactgtccgaacagacattagtcacagaAATAATAGAATACacagactagctaaaatgagggtgttacatgtataGTGCATAGCTACACAATGAAAAATGAAAACAAGGAAATTTCAACATATGCATAAATTCTCAAGGCTAATCCACCTCTATCTTTGGCCCAAGTATTTCTAGTAGAAAATCTGCAAAAAGAGCAATCCAAGAATGACTTTCTTGAAGAAACAAAATAGGTTGAATTAAAACTTCTTCCTTCTACACTGAGGTATGCATTTTTGAACTCTAATCCTAAACATCCCGGAGATTTCAAAAGTAATATTACTATAATATTGTAAAAGAGAGATTGTAAAGATGTTGAGAATTTATTTCCTCTGCTCAAACATGCCTAGAGTAAATACTGTCCATCCCCATTGCTCACTTGCTAGCTTTAAAAgtcaattataaatacataaaaattgtgatataaaaatttttaatcattagtatataaaattataaatacaaAATTCTAATTAGAATGTATgtatatgtttattaaattattgtatattataaattcatattatgtgaaaaattttcattaatttaaaacaaagtaaaattttcCTATTGAGataaaattatcatattttataaaataaaaattataatattataaataagttTAAagcacaataaaaataaaaataaaataattacacattataaaaatgtaaataaaagGGTATTGTAATACTCCTAATTTTtacttttcaaaattttttaaaaaatttgataTAATATGTCACtaaaattatcataaaaaaataaaatatatatcaaTTGTAATTTACTTTTAACTAGTTATTCAACGTACTAATTTACTTTTAACTAATTATCACATCGTACAATCACTTAATTTAATATAtgcattaataaaattataaaaaataaaatattacacaataataacaataataatttacattaaaatttaaatttttaccttggttgtaataaagcttctcaGTGTAAAAAATTAATAACAGTGAAACTCCAAAAtcctatatataatataaaaacaagttgaattaagaaaaaaaattggagcagaagagaagaaaaaatctATATTCAAGAGAAGCAAAACTATAAGTTTGATAGAGAGAGTTTGTCACAACCAAAATTTTGTTTGCGACCGGCGTATAAttcaagtattcttaaatcatataAATCTTATTAGAGTATCTTGAATAAACATATTATCATTTATTAACcccaaaaaatagataaaatctaaataaacaaAACACTGAATAACAACATAAATATCctataagtaaactgcggagtctctacatatttcaaataaaaacttaaattattttataaactaaattaattattagccTGAGGAAACATAAATTCGAGAACAAATCAAATATTATCCCTCTCCAGAAAAATAGACTGAATATTTTGATCAgttgcagaattctactgatctgaaacagataacagacaaaGAAAACTTGGTTTGAGTTAATGCTCACTGAATGATAATTATATCATACAACGGAACAGGAAtatgcagacgcttgattaatttcataataaattttatattcaataaaatcataccaatgctatcaaaatcattaataaaataatttcataaaacatatatacaaaagaaattcattcaataaatttttatggtacagtacaccaggatgatgataccccacatcaccaaaggccagatggtaagcgcgcaaTCAGATATTAGATACATTCCtctttcacagatatcaatgcatatgatactaatgcaaactataaattgcaatgatgcatgactcaacaatgtaacctaataccgtgatagtctacACAGTGGGGCcaaataacagaaacagatactgggtacaggtaccaattcaaaacagaaaatcaatttgtacgaatcaatcaaaatcaataaaaaatttcaaataacaaataataactgatagtgcagttccaacagtttatttcaataattttagagagtcaataagatcaaatcaatctcaaataaattcagtgtaacaccttagtaaattttatagtcacatATCAATCAACATaaagacattaaaggcctgttcttgAAATGCTAATGACTCGAATGtagagataattgacaaaattaattatttaattaaaattaaaataaaattcaataataaaataaaattatagaaaatcacatgtaaaataattgttaaaatattgatttaaaatttcatttaataacaaatttaatgctaagaaattttaaaaagaacTAAAACAGTGTTATGtattataattaccactcacctgaaacctccaaaacaataattatattcaataaagagagacaatttcagctgacagattgaatatttgaatcttctacatacccaaaatatagcAAAAAAAAATGATCAACTAAATTAATATGACAGACACattgtatatatataaaaaatattttattttgaaactaaagttaataataataataataataataataataatgaaatcaataaataaaaaaaggtcAATTTTAAGAAAATTGTAAAAGTAAAGTAaggaagaaaaaataaataaatttaatataataataataactttaatcaacaatatatatataatctaaatgcaaagattattatctcacagtaatcatg carries:
- the LOC110639586 gene encoding folate transporter 1, chloroplastic isoform X1 — protein: MFRHSEGREKGCAEEIAASPDKGMSASQSQSQSKWQWENAIAGAVAGFATVAATHPLDVVRTRFQVNDGRVSNLPIYKNTAHAIFAIARLEGLKGLYAGFFPSVLGSTVSWGLYFFFYGRAKQRYSKNRDEKLSPGLHLASAAEAGALVCLCTNPIWLVKTRLQLQTPLHQTQRYSGLYDALKTIMREEGWSALYKGIVPALFLQVSHGAIQFTAYEELRKVIVDYKSKESKRNHKTTDADLLNSVDYAMLGGSSKVAAIILTYPFQVIRARLQQRPGTDGFPKYTDSWHVMKETARFEGFRGFYKGITPNLLKNVPAASITFIVYENVLKLLKLTRRND
- the LOC110639586 gene encoding folate transporter 1, chloroplastic isoform X2, which produces MFRHSEGREKGCAEEIAASPDKGMSASQSQSQSKWQWENAIAGAVAGFATVAATHPLDVVRTRFQVNDGRVSNLPIYKNTAHAIFAIARLEGLKGLYAGFFPSVLGSTVSWGLYFFFYGRAKQRYSKNRDEKLSPGLHLASAAEAGALVCLCTNPIWLVKTRLQLQTPLHQTQRYSGLYDALKTIMREEGWSALYKGIVPALFLVSHGAIQFTAYEELRKVIVDYKSKESKRNHKTTDADLLNSVDYAMLGGSSKVAAIILTYPFQVIRARLQQRPGTDGFPKYTDSWHVMKETARFEGFRGFYKGITPNLLKNVPAASITFIVYENVLKLLKLTRRND
- the LOC110639586 gene encoding folate transporter 1, chloroplastic isoform X3, with the translated sequence MSSELVNDGRVSNLPIYKNTAHAIFAIARLEGLKGLYAGFFPSVLGSTVSWGLYFFFYGRAKQRYSKNRDEKLSPGLHLASAAEAGALVCLCTNPIWLVKTRLQLQTPLHQTQRYSGLYDALKTIMREEGWSALYKGIVPALFLQVSHGAIQFTAYEELRKVIVDYKSKESKRNHKTTDADLLNSVDYAMLGGSSKVAAIILTYPFQVIRARLQQRPGTDGFPKYTDSWHVMKETARFEGFRGFYKGITPNLLKNVPAASITFIVYENVLKLLKLTRRND